The Salvia splendens isolate huo1 chromosome 21, SspV2, whole genome shotgun sequence genome includes a window with the following:
- the LOC121784934 gene encoding uncharacterized protein LOC121784934 encodes MDFLFKPLNLEPSDCSFIEQDIKKCPFLRNIDKPTSFSFAPLNIPVPCKGAKGPIFEDGPNFDLAFKLFHGKDGVLPLPPDVDKLETEPVSEFNRLELKAASISMSAFGPGGPFGFHSFFRKKQNKESESSRKQEHSTKGGSSEHDALGNEWLTTGNCPLAKSYRAVSGILPLVATALRPPPGIKLKCPPAVIAARAALAKTALVKTIRPQPLPAKILAIGCLGIAANIPLGVWREHTRKFSPSWFTAVHAAVPFIAMLRKSVLMPKTAMAITIAGSILGQIIGSRAERLRLKAKAENAKLVAQALPAGCSGYGSVQADALTAGHCGKQGGEWDPLANKIAKISSPPPSVCF; translated from the exons ATGGATTTCCTCTTCAAGCCACTGAATTTGGAACCTTCTGATTGTTCCTTCATCGAGCAGGATATTAAAAAATGTCCATTCTTGAGGAATATTGATAAGCCAACCAGCTTTTCTTTTGCTCCTCTGAATATTCCTGTTCCT TGTAAAGGAGCCAAAGGCCCAATTTTTGAGGATGGTCCCAATTTTGACTTGGCCTTCAAGCTTTTTCATGGGAAAGATGGGGTACTTCCTCTCCCTCCCGACGTTGACAAACTGGAAACTGAGCCTGTGTCAGAGTTCAACCGTTTGGAATTAAAAGCAGCATCTATCAGCATGTCAGCATTTGGACCTGGAGGGCCTTTCGGTTTTCATTCTTTCTTTAGAAAGAAACAGAATAAGGAATCTGAGTCATCAAGAAAACAAGAGCATTCCACTAAG GGCGGTTCCTCAGAACACGACGCACTTGGAAACGAGTGGCTTACAACAGGAAACTGTCCACTGGCCAAGTCTTACAGAGCTGTAAGTGGCATTCTTCCACTTGTGGCGACAGCTCTTCGACCACCACCTGGAATCAAGCTCAAGTGTCCACCCGCGGTAATTGCAGCCAGGGCAGCCCTTGCCAAGACCGCCCTAGTTAAAACCATTCGTCCACAGCCATTACCTGCAAAAATACTTGCCATTGGCTGCTTGGGCATCGCAGCCAACATTCCGTTAGGCGTATGGAGAGAGCATACCAGAAAGTTCTCACCCTCATGGTTCACTGCAGTGCATGCTGCAGTCCCCTTCATAGCCATGCTCAGGAAGTCTGTCTTGATGCCTAAAACTGCCATGGCAATAACCATTGCAGGTTCTATCCTTGGACAGATCATTGGCTCTCGGGCTGAGCGCCTTCGACTGAAGGCCAAAGCTGAGAATGCCAAGCTGGTTGCTCAGGCTTTGCCGGCAGGTTGTTCGGGTTATGGTTCGGTCCAGGCGGATGCGCTGACTGCTGGTCATTGTGGGAAGCAGGGAGGCGAGTGGGATCCACTCGCCAATAAGATTGCCAAGATCTCATCTCCACCACCTAGTGTGTGTTTCTGA
- the LOC121784851 gene encoding uncharacterized protein LOC121784851 translates to MGWKAAQKLIYQWKIPRGNNAMIFRGKGKGETVVERVIRSQNRVIVDGKNLKHIKQRQGHDGGIFTVEAPRVSNAQAVNPVTWKPCKVGSIIPCPEILKMRTAPRPTAGLLRSLKIETHLPMSILGNVGMKLDLVRAAGNVHLPCALSFRSFLHSGEKPEVEAGRNHRQATEESGNGVGERPPREVGVGRNLRSNGYDQLLNGERGTGVNGLPPQEVGGWNLGSIGYDQLLNRERGGVNGLPPREVGVGRNLGSVGYAQLLNRERGNGVNGLPPFENESGRTPMPNMDYVRGLLQDERPGAGRTQRPDDVQGVFQGRGPIGGPAFYQQPQRESNADIVHIKLMRNNSYVTLTDHKGNRKMSVSAGQVAAKGDKPGRYSGEAAAEYMGRVVKQMKIKSVVVKVSGFTFFRRKKDSILAFKDGYTHSRGDVNPVVYIEDTTRKPHNGCRLPKKRRI, encoded by the exons ATGGGTTGGAAGGCAGCACAGAAGCTGATTTATCAATGGAAGATTCCTAGAGGGAACAAT GCCATGATATTCAGGGGTAAAGGTAAAGGGGAGACTGTTGTTGAGCGTGTAATTCGATCTCAGAATCGTGTTATTGTTGATGGCAAGAATCTG AAACACATCAAGCAAAGGCAGGGTCATGATGGCGGGATATTCACTGTAGAAGCCCCTCGTGTCTCAAATGCTCAGGCTGTCAATCCAGTCACATG GAAGCCCTGCAAAGTTGGATCCATAATTCCTTGTCCAGAAATCTTGAAGATGAGGACGGCCCCTAGACCTACCGCTG GATTACTCAGGAGTTTGAAAATTGAGACACATCTTCCCATGTCAATTTTGGGAAACGTGGGCATGAAACTGGACTTGGTCAGAGCGGCAGGGAATGTTCATTTGCCTTGTGCGTTGAGTTTCAGGAGTTTTTTACATTCTGGAGAAAAACCAGAGGTCGAGGCAGGAAGGAATCACAGGCAGGCAACAGAGGAAAGTGGAAATGGTGTAGGCGAAAGACCTCCACGAGAGGTTGGGGTAGGAAGGAATCTTCGTTCAAATGGCTATGATCAGTTGTTAAATGGGGAAAGAGGAACTGGTGTGAATGGACTACCTCCACAGGAGGTTGGGGGATGGAATCTTGGTTCCATTGGCTACGATCAGTTGCTAAACCGGGAAAGAGGAGGTGTGAATGGACTACCTCCACGTGAGGTTGGGGTAGGGCGTAATCTTGGTTCCGTTGGCTATGCTCAATTGTTGAACCGAGAAAGAGGAAATGGCGTGAATGGGCTACCTCCATTTGAGAACGAGTCAGGAAGAACTCCAATGCCTAATATGGACTATGTTCGTGGATTACTCCAAGATGAAAGACCCGGGGCAGGAAGAACGCAGAGACCTGATGATGTCCAGGGAGTATTCCAGGGCAGAGGTCCAATAGGAGGCCCTGCATTTTATCAGCAGCCGCAACGAGAGTCAAATGCTGATATCGTCCACATTAAGTTGATGCGAAACAATTCTTATGTCACCTTAACTGATCATAAAGGCAACAGAAAGATGTCGGTTTCTGCTGGACAAGTGGCTGCAAAAGGAGATAAACCTGGCCGGTATTCTGGTGAAGCAGCTGCTGAGTATATGGGACGAGTAGTGAAGCAGATGAAAATCAAATCAGTCGTGGTGAAAGTGAGCGGATTCACCTTTTTTAGGAGGAAGAAGGATTCTATATTGGCCTTCAAAGATGGGTACACTCATTCACGTGGAGATGTAAATCCTGTTGTATACATTGAAGATACGACTAGGAAACCACATAATGGCTGCCGTCTTCCAAAGAAGCGCCGCATATGA
- the LOC121784855 gene encoding DNA-directed RNA polymerase III subunit rpc6-like: MNRAVVTAGKRKRASEPPLTRDEQQILDLILSKEGSGIQPREIKYQLKIPDPVITKANKTLLAKNLIKEVKGIQRGGAARKIFMGFNFTPSDVVSGGVWYEDGKIDTEFVNGLKMLCLSMVRKSKVTTLEGLHKFVKEAKVAKVEIPKLQLDELLTSMVLEKELVEVKSTGMGAFCGIRIGETCYKLPTAGRGVAKGSITGAFASIPCGACPRIDLCTPDGVISPTTCVYFNQWDTIDDHCFSQ; encoded by the exons ATGAATCGGGCGGTTGTTACAGCCGGCAAGAGGAAGAGAGCTAGTGAACCACCTCTAACAAGAGATGAGCAGCAGATCCTTGATTTGATCCTCAGCAAAGAGGGCTCCGGCATTCAGCCGAGAGAGATCAAATATCAGCTTAAGATCCCTGACCCTGTCATCACCAAAGCAAACAAAACCCTCCTGgctaaaaatttgataaaagAGGTGAAAGGCATTCAACGAGGGGGTGCAGCAAGGAAAATCTTCATGGGATTCAACTTCACCCCCTCTGATGTAGTTAGTGGGGGCGTATGGTACGAGGATGGGAAGATCGACACTGAATTTGTTAACGGTCTTAAAATGCTCTGCCTTTCGATGGTGAGGAAGAGCAAGGTTACTACCCTGGAGGGGCTCCACAAGTTCGTGAAAGAGGCCAAGGTGGCGAAAGTTGAAATCCCTAAGCTACAGCTCGATGAATTGCTGACTTCAATGGTACTAGAGAAGGAATTAGTGGAGGTGAAGAGCACTGGTATGGGAGCTTTTTGTGGGATTCGCATTGGAGAAACATGTTACAAGCTTCCAACTGCAGGACGAGGGGTGGCAAAGGGTTCGATTACAGGTGCATTTGCTTCGATTCCTTGTGGTGCGTGTCCCAGGATTGATCTCTGCACACCGGATGGGGTCATCTCCCCCACTACTTGTGTCTATTTCAATCAGTG GGATACAATTGATGATCATTGTTTCAGTCAATAG